The Fragaria vesca subsp. vesca linkage group LG2, FraVesHawaii_1.0, whole genome shotgun sequence genome includes a window with the following:
- the LOC101297211 gene encoding lysine-specific demethylase REF6-like, protein MATAPEQPHEVLPWLRALPVAPEYHPTWAEFQDPIAYIFKIEKEASQYGICKIVPPVPPAPKKTAIANPKSRFEGNCLRLR, encoded by the exons ATGGCAACAGCTCCAGAGCAGCCCCATGAGGTCCTCCCCTGGCTGAGAGCTCTCCCAGTAGCTCCGGAGTACCACCCAACCTGGGCCGAGTTCCAAGATCCGATTGCCTACATTTTCAAGATCGAGAAAGAAGCTTCCCAGTATGGCATCTGCAAAATCGTGCCACCTGTCCCTCCGGCGCCGAAGAAGACCGCAATTGCTAACCCCAAATCCCGATTCGAAG GGAACTGCTTGCGACTTCGATAA